One segment of Enterobacter ludwigii DNA contains the following:
- the galU gene encoding UTP--glucose-1-phosphate uridylyltransferase GalU gives MAALNSKVRKAVIPVAGLGTRMLPATKAIPKEMLPLVDKPLIQYVVNECIAAGITEIVLVTHSSKNSIENHFDTSFELEAMLEKRVKRQLLEEVQSICPPHVTIMQVRQGLAKGLGHAVMCAHPVVGDEPVAVILPDVILDEYESDLSQDNLAEMIKRFDETGSSQIMVEPVDDVTAYGVVDCKGVNLEPGESVPMIGVVEKPKADVAPSNLAVVGRYVLSAEIWPLLAKTPPGAGDEIQLTDAIDMLIEKETVEAYHMKGKSHDCGNKLGYMQAFVEYGIRHNTLGEEFKAWLKESAGIKK, from the coding sequence ATGGCTGCCCTAAATTCGAAAGTCAGAAAGGCCGTCATCCCGGTAGCGGGATTGGGGACCAGGATGTTACCAGCAACTAAGGCGATTCCTAAAGAGATGCTGCCTCTGGTTGATAAGCCATTAATTCAGTATGTCGTTAACGAATGTATCGCGGCCGGCATTACTGAAATTGTGCTGGTTACACATTCATCAAAAAACTCTATCGAAAACCATTTCGATACAAGTTTTGAACTCGAAGCCATGCTGGAAAAACGTGTTAAGCGCCAGCTGCTGGAAGAAGTTCAGTCTATTTGCCCGCCACACGTCACCATTATGCAGGTGCGTCAGGGTCTGGCTAAAGGTCTGGGTCACGCAGTCATGTGTGCGCATCCCGTTGTAGGTGATGAGCCTGTTGCGGTGATCCTGCCTGACGTTATTCTGGACGAATATGAATCAGATCTTTCTCAGGACAATCTTGCTGAGATGATCAAACGCTTCGATGAAACAGGCAGCAGCCAGATCATGGTTGAACCTGTGGATGACGTTACCGCTTACGGTGTTGTTGACTGCAAAGGCGTTAACCTTGAACCGGGTGAGAGCGTGCCGATGATTGGCGTGGTTGAGAAGCCTAAGGCCGACGTAGCGCCTTCTAATCTGGCGGTTGTAGGTCGTTATGTCCTGAGTGCTGAAATCTGGCCTCTGCTGGCGAAAACGCCTCCAGGAGCGGGTGATGAAATCCAGCTTACCGATGCCATTGATATGCTGATCGAGAAAGAGACCGTTGAAGCTTACCATATGAAAGGTAAGAGCCATGACTGCGGTAATAAGCTCGGTTATATGCAGGCGTTTGTAGAATATGGCATTCGCCACAATACGCTCGGTGAAGAATTTAAAGCCTGGCTCAAAGAGAGCGCGGGTATTAAGAAATAA
- the tdk gene encoding thymidine kinase encodes MAQLYFYYSAMNAGKSTALLQSSYNYQERGMRTVVYTAEIDDRFGAGKVSSRIGLSSPARLFNPQTDLLEDIRAAHASQPIHCVLVDESQFLTREQVHALSEVVDELDIPVLCYGLRTDFRGELFAGSQYLLAWSDKLVELKTICFCGRKASMVLRLDQAGKPYADGEQVVIGGNERYVSVCRKHYKEALIVGSLTALQPDNRK; translated from the coding sequence ATGGCACAACTTTATTTCTACTATTCGGCAATGAATGCCGGGAAATCGACAGCGCTACTGCAATCCTCATACAATTACCAGGAACGTGGGATGCGTACCGTTGTTTATACGGCTGAAATTGACGACCGCTTTGGTGCAGGGAAGGTGAGTTCCAGAATAGGCCTCTCATCGCCTGCAAGGCTGTTTAACCCGCAAACTGACCTGCTGGAGGATATCCGCGCAGCGCATGCTTCACAGCCTATCCATTGTGTTCTGGTTGATGAAAGCCAGTTTCTGACGCGTGAGCAAGTTCATGCGCTTTCAGAGGTTGTCGATGAGCTTGATATTCCCGTTCTGTGCTATGGACTGCGCACTGACTTTCGCGGCGAGCTTTTTGCCGGCAGCCAGTATTTACTTGCGTGGTCGGATAAACTCGTTGAACTTAAAACCATCTGTTTTTGCGGCCGTAAAGCCAGCATGGTGCTTCGCCTCGACCAGGCCGGAAAACCCTATGCTGATGGCGAGCAGGTGGTGATAGGTGGCAATGAGCGCTACGTATCAGTGTGCCGTAAGCATTATAAGGAAGCGTTGATTGTCGGCTCACTGACGGCGCTTCAGCCTGACAACCGCAAATAA
- the hns gene encoding histone-like nucleoid-structuring protein H-NS: protein MSEALKILNNIRTLRAQARECTLETLEEMLEKLEVVVNERREEESAAAAEIEERTRKLQQYREMLIADGIDPNELLNSMAAAKTGTKAKRAARPAKYSYVDENGETKTWTGQGRTPAVIKKAMDEQGKQLDDFLIKD, encoded by the coding sequence ATGAGCGAAGCACTTAAAATTCTGAACAACATCCGTACTCTTCGTGCGCAGGCAAGAGAATGTACCCTCGAAACGCTTGAAGAAATGCTGGAAAAATTAGAAGTTGTAGTTAATGAACGTCGCGAAGAAGAAAGCGCTGCTGCTGCTGAAATCGAAGAGCGTACTCGTAAACTGCAGCAATATCGTGAAATGCTGATTGCTGATGGTATCGATCCAAATGAATTGCTGAACAGCATGGCTGCAGCTAAAACCGGTACTAAAGCAAAACGCGCTGCTCGTCCTGCTAAATATAGCTATGTTGACGAGAACGGCGAAACTAAAACCTGGACCGGCCAGGGTCGTACTCCTGCTGTTATCAAGAAAGCAATGGACGAGCAAGGTAAACAGCTGGATGACTTCCTGATCAAGGATTAA
- the adhE gene encoding bifunctional acetaldehyde-CoA/alcohol dehydrogenase has product MAVTNIAELNALVERVKKAQREYANFTQEQVDKIFRAAALAAADARIPLAKMAVAESGMGIVEDKVIKNHFASEYIYNAYKDEKTCGVLAEDHTFGTITIAEPIGIICGIVPTTNPTSTAIFKSLISLKTRNAIIFSPHPRAKDATNKAADIVLQAAIAAGAPKDLIGWIDQPSVELSNALMHHPDINLILATGGPGMVKAAYSSGKPAIGVGAGNTPVVIDETADIKRAVASVLMSKTFDNGVICASEQSVVVVDSVYDAVRERFASHGGYMLQGKELKAVQDIILKNGALNAAIVGQPAYKIAELAGFTVPATTKILIGEVKVVDESEPFAHEKLSPTLAMYRAKDFEDAVVKAEKLVAMGGIGHTSCLYTDQDNQPERVAHFGQMMKTARILINTPASQGGIGDLYNFKLAPSLTLGCGSWGGNSISENVGPKHLINKKTVAKRAENMLWHKLPKSIYFRRGSLPIALDEVITDGHKRALIVTDRFLFNNGYADQITSVLKAAGVETEVFFEVEADPTLTVVRKGAELANSFKPDVIIALGGGSPMDAAKIMWVMYEHPETHFEELALRFMDIRKRIYKFPKMGVKAKMIAVTTTSGTGSEVTPFAVVTDDATGQKYPLADYALTPDMAIVDANLVMEMPKSLCAFGGLDAVTHALEAYVSVLASEFSDGQALQALKLLKENLPASYNEGSKNPVARERVHSAATIAGIAFANAFLGVCHSMAHKLGSQFHIPHGLANALLISNVIRYNANDNPTKQTAFSQYDRPQARRRYAEIADHLGLSAPGDRTAAKIEKLLAWLESLKAELGIPKSIREAGVQEADFLAHVDKLSEDAFDDQCTGANPRYPLISELKQILLDTFYGREFKENDTVAVKVDAPVIKADKKAKKNA; this is encoded by the coding sequence ATGGCTGTTACTAATATCGCTGAACTGAACGCACTCGTCGAGCGCGTGAAAAAAGCCCAGCGTGAATACGCCAATTTCACCCAAGAACAGGTTGATAAAATCTTCCGCGCGGCCGCTCTGGCTGCTGCAGATGCTCGAATCCCTCTCGCTAAAATGGCCGTTGCTGAATCCGGCATGGGTATCGTTGAAGATAAAGTGATCAAAAACCACTTTGCTTCAGAGTATATCTATAACGCCTATAAAGATGAGAAGACTTGCGGCGTCCTGGCTGAAGATCATACCTTCGGTACCATCACCATTGCTGAACCTATCGGTATTATTTGCGGTATCGTTCCAACGACTAACCCAACGTCTACTGCCATCTTCAAATCGCTGATCAGTCTGAAGACCCGTAACGCAATCATCTTCTCCCCTCACCCACGTGCTAAAGATGCCACCAACAAAGCAGCGGATATCGTGCTGCAGGCTGCTATCGCTGCGGGTGCGCCAAAAGATCTGATCGGCTGGATCGACCAACCGTCTGTTGAACTGTCTAACGCCCTGATGCACCACCCGGACATTAACCTGATCCTGGCAACCGGTGGTCCTGGCATGGTTAAAGCAGCATACAGCTCCGGTAAACCGGCTATCGGTGTAGGTGCGGGTAACACGCCTGTTGTTATCGACGAAACGGCCGATATTAAACGTGCTGTTGCATCTGTACTGATGTCTAAAACCTTCGACAACGGTGTTATCTGTGCGTCTGAACAGTCCGTTGTTGTTGTAGACTCCGTCTATGATGCAGTTCGCGAACGTTTCGCCAGCCACGGCGGCTACATGCTGCAGGGCAAAGAGCTGAAAGCCGTTCAGGATATCATTCTGAAAAACGGCGCGCTGAACGCCGCCATCGTTGGTCAGCCAGCCTATAAAATCGCTGAACTCGCCGGCTTTACCGTTCCGGCAACCACCAAGATTCTGATCGGCGAAGTTAAAGTTGTCGACGAAAGCGAACCGTTCGCTCACGAAAAACTCTCGCCTACGCTTGCTATGTACCGTGCGAAAGATTTCGAAGACGCGGTAGTAAAAGCGGAGAAACTGGTTGCAATGGGGGGTATCGGTCATACCTCTTGCCTGTACACCGACCAGGATAACCAGCCAGAGCGCGTTGCTCACTTCGGTCAGATGATGAAAACTGCGCGCATCCTGATTAACACCCCGGCTTCTCAGGGTGGTATCGGTGACCTGTACAACTTCAAACTCGCACCTTCCCTGACTCTGGGTTGTGGTTCCTGGGGTGGTAACTCCATCTCTGAAAACGTTGGTCCAAAACACCTGATCAACAAGAAAACCGTTGCTAAGCGAGCTGAAAACATGTTGTGGCACAAACTTCCGAAATCTATCTACTTCCGCCGTGGCTCTCTGCCAATCGCGCTGGATGAAGTGATTACTGATGGCCACAAACGTGCGCTCATCGTGACTGACCGTTTCCTGTTCAACAACGGCTACGCAGACCAGATCACTTCTGTTCTTAAAGCGGCTGGCGTTGAAACTGAAGTGTTCTTTGAAGTTGAAGCTGACCCAACCCTGACCGTAGTGCGTAAAGGTGCTGAACTGGCGAACTCCTTCAAACCCGATGTGATCATCGCACTGGGTGGTGGTTCCCCAATGGACGCCGCGAAAATCATGTGGGTTATGTACGAGCACCCAGAAACACACTTCGAAGAACTGGCGCTGCGCTTTATGGACATCCGTAAACGTATCTACAAATTCCCGAAAATGGGCGTAAAAGCGAAAATGATCGCCGTTACTACCACTTCCGGTACAGGTTCAGAAGTCACGCCGTTTGCCGTTGTAACCGACGATGCAACCGGTCAGAAATACCCACTGGCTGACTACGCGCTGACGCCAGATATGGCTATCGTTGATGCCAACCTGGTCATGGAAATGCCGAAATCACTCTGTGCGTTCGGTGGTCTGGATGCAGTGACTCACGCCCTGGAAGCTTACGTTTCCGTCCTGGCTTCTGAGTTCTCTGACGGTCAGGCTCTGCAGGCTCTGAAACTGCTGAAAGAAAACCTGCCAGCGTCTTATAATGAAGGGTCTAAAAACCCGGTTGCCCGTGAACGTGTTCACAGTGCAGCAACCATCGCCGGTATCGCGTTTGCTAACGCCTTCCTGGGTGTTTGCCACTCAATGGCACACAAACTGGGTTCACAGTTCCACATTCCTCACGGTCTGGCGAACGCCCTGTTGATCAGCAACGTTATCCGTTATAACGCGAACGACAACCCAACCAAGCAGACTGCTTTCAGCCAGTACGACCGTCCACAGGCACGTCGTCGTTACGCTGAAATCGCAGACCACCTGGGTCTGAGCGCACCGGGCGACCGTACTGCGGCGAAGATTGAGAAACTGCTTGCATGGCTGGAAAGCCTTAAAGCTGAGCTGGGTATTCCTAAATCTATCCGTGAAGCGGGCGTTCAGGAAGCTGACTTCCTCGCGCATGTTGATAAGCTGTCTGAAGATGCATTCGATGACCAGTGTACCGGTGCTAACCCACGCTACCCGCTGATCTCTGAGCTGAAACAGATCCTGCTGGATACCTTCTACGGCCGCGAGTTCAAAGAAAATGACACTGTTGCTGTGAAAGTAGACGCACCTGTCATTAAAGCTGACAAGAAAGCGAAGAAAAACGCGTAA